The stretch of DNA TCGTAATAAGCGGCGAGGTGGATAACCGACGCGATGCGGGCGCCGTATCGTGCGCGCACCTCCTCGAGCGCGGCGCGGACCGCCTCGTCGGACCCGAGATCGATGGCGACCGCGGCCGCAGGAGGCGGCGGGTCCGGAGGACCGGCACGATCGAGTCCGACGACCGTGTAGCGTTCGCCGAGCCGGGCAATGAGCGCGGCGGCTATGAAACCGCTCGCACCCGTGATGAGGACGATCTCAGGAGCACCCTTGCCGCTCCCGGGCTCGCTGCGTTCGACGTCGGTCATGACTCTGCCACCCTCGTTCGTTCACCTTTGAATACATCAACAGACCCAGCAGAGCTAACCTCACCTACATGCCCGATGCGGGCGGTGCGAGGGTGCCGAGCCATGCTACGAGCGCCAAGATACCAATCACGCAGGTTGTCTCGACCGCCAGGCTGACCCGCAGCGTCATAAGCGCTCCGTCATGATCGTTCATGGCAATCGAGCGTTCGAAGGCCGGCGTGAGGCGGAACCGATTAAGCGACGCGAGTCCCAGCATCGCTGCGAACAAGACCAGCTTGGCGAGCAGCAGCAAGCCGTAGAGCGTCGTGCCCAAGGCCGTGAAATTGGCTGGGCCCACGAGCAGCCAGCTGTTGATCAAGCCGGTGATCACTAAAATGGCAACCACGAGCGTGCCCACCGCCCCGAAGCCGTGCAGCGCCCGATGGGTAAGCTGAAGGTGCGCGGCATCGATCGCCTCGGCGCGGCGCATCATCAGGAGAAGCAATCCGAACAGTGCGCCAACCCATATACCGCCTGCGAGGAGATGGAGAATGTCCGCGCCCAGGTGAAGCCATCCGGTGCTTCCCTCGTCCATGGCACCGTGCCCGTTCCACGCGAGTGTCGCCAACGCCGTAGCGGCGGCAATCATGGCCATCGCCAGCCATGATGCTCTGCCTCGCGCCAGTAGGACCGCGCCCCCGGCAATGACCAGCGCTACCATGCGCACCTTCCAGGCGGAGCCAACCGGTGGCCCTCCGAGCAAGGCAGCCACCGCGG from Sphingobium sp. WTD-1 encodes:
- the copD gene encoding copper homeostasis membrane protein CopD translates to MIDWPTVAIRLALYLVLAVLFGLSAFSLYGLRLGEREDAIALRPWLSGSAVLGLLLSAAGLILMASSMAGSPFWPVDEAAVAALLGGPPVGSAWKVRMVALVIAGGAVLLARGRASWLAMAMIAAATALATLAWNGHGAMDEGSTGWLHLGADILHLLAGGIWVGALFGLLLLMMRRAEAIDAAHLQLTHRALHGFGAVGTLVVAILVITGLINSWLLVGPANFTALGTTLYGLLLLAKLVLFAAMLGLASLNRFRLTPAFERSIAMNDHDGALMTLRVSLAVETTCVIGILALVAWLGTLAPPASGM